A window of Deltaproteobacteria bacterium genomic DNA:
AACCCTGAGCTTGTCGAAGGGTTTTTCAACAGCTTCTTAGGGCGGCGTATCGTGCATTTTTACGGAGAACTTCCATGGCGCGGATTGAAATTGGTCGATATTTAGCCACTGACACGCGCGTGTGTGGCGGACGTTTAATCTTCAAAGGCACACGCATCCTGGTATCTGATGCATTAGAACTGCTTCGGGCGAATTTCACGGCTGAGCAAATAGCCCGAGAATACCAAGGGCGTATCGTTCCAGAAGCAGTACATGAAGCCCTCACTCTGAGTCGTAAAGGGATCGTGCGTGAGGTCTTGCCCAAAACGAAGACGGCAGCGTGATTCTTCTCGATCACAATATTCCCGAACATCAAGTCGAGACCTTGCGACAAGCGCGCCTACGCCCACAACAGATTGGACGAGACATCGGTCGCCCAGAGTGGCAAGACTTTGAAGAGATTCTGCGCTACCTCCATCGTTTAAAATCCCCGACCTTTTTCACTCGCGATGATGATTTTTTTCGTCGTCGGCTCTGTCATCAGAATTATTGCCTTGTCGTCACCACAGGCTTAGTCACTGACACTGCAAGAGGTATTCGCCGTTTCCTTCGTCATCCACGCTTTCGCACCAGACGGCAGCGTATGGGAACTGTCATCCGCCTGACATCTATAGGTATCCTAGTTGAAATGAAGACATGAGAGCTCTACACCACCCTTCGACAAGCTCAGGGTGTACGGGTGCGAGCTTGCACGCGTTGAGGTTTGTCCGTTCATGCTGAGCCTGTCGATGCATGGAGAGTAGTCACACGGCAGATTTCATTTAGGAGACCTATATCAACATGGTCTGGTGGGAAATCGGTAAAGTTTCTTTGCAACGCCAAGGCTGGTCATAGCTCTTATCGCTCGCTCCTTTGGGAGGCGCTTTTTTCCTCTCCCTGCAGCCTTCAGCCTAAAACCTAAAGCCTGTTCCCATCACTCTCTGTTCTACAACGGTTCATCCGGACCGAGTTGCCGTAACGTCCCCGCCGGTAAAAATGCATCAAGCTCCCCAGGCTCAAATCGACACAACCCGATCACATACCAAAACGCACTGCCGAGATTTCCCGCCAACTGGTAACGACCAGTCGGCGAGAAATGCTACCATCGACCTACTACTGGGCTTGGCGTGCCCACTGTCGCACGTGGCGAACCCAAGCGGTCTGCTTCATTTGGGTGAGTGTTCCGAGTAGATGATTCAGTGCTTCTTCGGTTATCCCTGGCAATGATGTTCAGTGAGTAGGCGTTCGTACGTTTCCCAACTAATGCCGTTGAGAATCACACACTGAGCAGCACGGGAAACCGGAACCTCAGAGGCTGCGACTGAAGACGTCTCTGGCGCTGTTGGTGTAGCCATGTCGTGGTTTTCTCCAAGGAAGGAGTATACCTTACGAACACGGCGGGCGATATTGGTCTTCACTCCTGCAAATGATTGACGGTGAGGCTTACGCGCGATACTCCTCGCCCTTCACGATCCGTAGCTTGCTGAATGAAGAGAGGACTGTCATGTATCTTCCCAAACACTTCGAAGAAATGCGGGTTCCCGTCTTGCACGATTTGATGCGTACGTATCCGTTGGCCGCATTGGTAACGCTGACTGTTCATGGCCTGGACGCAAATCATCTTCCGTTTGAGATTGACCCAGAGCCTACGCCGTTCGGGATTCTCCGTGGTCACATCGCTCGTGTAAATCCGTTGTGGCGAGATCTTGCCTCTGGAACACCGTCGCTCGCGATCTTTCAGGGGCCGGATACTTACATTTCCCCTTCTTGGTACCCGAGTAAAAAAGAGACTGGCAAGGTGGTACCGACGTGGAACTATGTCGTGGTGCATGCGCATGGTCCGTTGTATTTTATCGACGATAAAGTGTGGCTGCGGCAATTGGTCGATCGCCTCACCAATCGTTACGAAGCCGGACGCAGTGAGCCGTGGAGAACCACTGATGCGCCTGATGACTACATTGACAAGATGTTAGGCGCCATCGTTGGGGTTGAAATACCGATCACGCAGCTCACTGGAAAGTGGAAGGTGAGTCAGAATCGCCCGGCTGAAGATCGTCAGGGGGTCGTCGCGGGGTTGCGACAGGAAGGAACTGAAGCGGCAGCGGTGATGGCTGAGTTGGTGCGGAGGGTGGGGTAGTTTTGTATCAGAAGTGTTCGGTATTATTCGTGTACCCACGGCAGTGGGTTCCTTCTCCCGCCGGGAGAAGGTCAGGATGAGGGGAAGAAAAAGTGGTTTTCCTTATTCCATTCCCTCACCCTCACCCTCCCTGAGGGAGAGGGAATTACAAGATTATCTCCATTCGTACACCTTAACACGTCGGACAACAGACAAACGGCACTTCGGTCAACGGTGAGGTGGGTAGGATGCGGTGATGCCCTAGGGCCTCGTTTACTGGGCTTGGCGGTTGTTGGACCATCTGCAGTTGTGCCATTTGCATCGTC
This region includes:
- a CDS encoding FMN-binding negative transcriptional regulator, producing the protein MYLPKHFEEMRVPVLHDLMRTYPLAALVTLTVHGLDANHLPFEIDPEPTPFGILRGHIARVNPLWRDLASGTPSLAIFQGPDTYISPSWYPSKKETGKVVPTWNYVVVHAHGPLYFIDDKVWLRQLVDRLTNRYEAGRSEPWRTTDAPDDYIDKMLGAIVGVEIPITQLTGKWKVSQNRPAEDRQGVVAGLRQEGTEAAAVMAELVRRVG
- a CDS encoding DUF433 domain-containing protein, producing the protein MARIEIGRYLATDTRVCGGRLIFKGTRILVSDALELLRANFTAEQIAREYQGRIVPEAVHEALTLSRKGIVREVLPKTKTAA